One stretch of Mycobacterium riyadhense DNA includes these proteins:
- a CDS encoding transposase family protein, with amino-acid sequence MSDGTTLLLGLPGVRVERVERLGPGTRVVHVVTAEPTAAACPGCGVVSTSVKEQVTTSPRDIPYGQDSIVLRWSKTCWRCRRLLRARLVHRGH; translated from the coding sequence GTGTCTGACGGTACGACATTGTTGTTAGGGCTGCCAGGAGTACGGGTCGAGCGTGTCGAGCGGCTCGGTCCGGGCACCCGGGTGGTGCATGTGGTGACCGCCGAGCCGACGGCGGCGGCATGCCCAGGGTGTGGGGTGGTGTCGACTTCGGTGAAGGAGCAGGTAACCACCTCGCCGCGCGACATTCCCTACGGTCAGGACTCGATCGTGTTGCGGTGGTCCAAGACGTGTTGGCGTTGTCGGAGATTACTGCGAGCGCGGCTCGTTCACCGAGGTCATTGA
- a CDS encoding transposase gives MSRKSFATMQWTDPVGLDRQGRTTHPALHRSPRRRSTPDSASATPVLSWCIDSQIPELLTLAATVDAWWPEIQGFVATGITNARSEGYNRLVKHVKRAACGFRNPNNSARRTPFHCTSKQRTATQFSFGD, from the coding sequence CTGTCGCGCAAGAGCTTCGCCACAATGCAGTGGACAGATCCTGTCGGCCTGGATCGCCAAGGAAGAACTACGCACCCTGCTCTCCACCGTTCGCCTCGGCGGCGATCCACACCTGACTCGGCATCGGCTACACCGGTTTTGTCCTGGTGCATCGACTCGCAGATCCCCGAACTGCTCACCCTGGCCGCCACCGTCGACGCCTGGTGGCCCGAAATCCAGGGCTTCGTCGCCACCGGCATCACCAACGCCCGCAGCGAGGGCTACAACCGGCTAGTCAAACACGTCAAACGCGCCGCTTGCGGATTCCGAAACCCCAACAACTCGGCCCGCCGGACACCATTCCACTGCACCAGCAAACAGCGGACCGCAACCCAGTTTTCATTTGGGGATTGA
- a CDS encoding PE family protein: MSSFVVVSPQVVLAAAADLSVLGSTISAASAAAASATTAVASAAQDEVSAAIAGLFSEHGRQYQVLAGRVAGFHEQFSAVLAASAGGYAGAEASAAQSLLDAVNAPSVAVTGRALIGNGANGASGGVGQAGGDGGWLLGSGGNGGSSSDAGTPGGAGGSAGLIGNGGAGGTGGAGGVGGGRGARWLGVGFGWDRWGRG, from the coding sequence ATGTCGTCGTTTGTGGTGGTGTCTCCGCAGGTGGTGTTGGCGGCGGCGGCGGATTTGTCGGTGTTGGGGTCGACGATCAGCGCGGCCAGCGCGGCGGCGGCAAGCGCGACGACAGCGGTGGCTAGTGCGGCACAGGATGAGGTGTCGGCGGCGATCGCGGGGTTGTTTTCTGAGCATGGGCGGCAGTATCAGGTGTTGGCGGGGCGGGTGGCGGGGTTTCATGAGCAGTTCAGCGCGGTGTTGGCCGCCAGCGCGGGGGGGTATGCGGGCGCGGAGGCTTCCGCGGCGCAGAGCCTGCTGGATGCGGTGAACGCGCCGAGTGTGGCGGTGACGGGGCGGGCGTTGATCGGCAACGGCGCCAACGGGGCCAGTGGTGGGGTGGGTCAGGCTGGTGGTGATGGCGGCTGGTTGTTGGGTAGCGGCGGCAATGGGGGTAGTAGCAGTGATGCGGGCACACCCGGGGGTGCGGGCGGGTCGGCGGGGTTGATCGGCAACGGCGGGGCTGGTGGGACCGGGGGGGCCGGCGGGGTTGGGGGGGGCCGGGGGGCGCGGTGGCTGGGTGTGGGGTTCGGGTGGGACCGGTGGGGCCGGGGGTAG